The proteins below come from a single Polynucleobacter necessarius genomic window:
- a CDS encoding EamA family transporter, whose translation MFWTVYWWESRRKPMSPISWSERGKIFFLGFLGYFLSSYIDFLGLQYISVGLERIVLYLTPTIVLLISYFAPNKSISRMQWYALVAGYLGVLVVFIQDASSTGIHAWLGMLLVFGSAVAMLCI comes from the coding sequence ATGTTTTGGACTGTCTACTGGTGGGAGTCTCGACGAAAGCCTATGAGCCCCATTAGCTGGTCAGAACGAGGAAAGATTTTCTTTCTCGGCTTTCTGGGATATTTTTTATCGAGCTATATCGATTTTCTAGGGCTGCAATATATTTCGGTTGGTCTTGAGCGCATCGTTCTCTATCTAACACCAACCATTGTGTTGCTGATCTCCTACTTTGCTCCGAATAAATCCATTTCCAGAATGCAGTGGTATGCCTTAGTGGCTGGATACCTGGGGGTATTGGTGGTTTTCATTCAAGATGCCAGCTCTACTGGTATCCATGCCTGGCTTGGGATGCTCTTGGTCTTTGGTAGTGCGGTAGCTATGCTTTGTATATGA
- a CDS encoding protein tyrosine phosphatase encodes MTSRIARFSLAALISATIGLSPISVLAADPAPAPAPAATSEPAAAPADKAAAKKSKKQAKKEKKVEKKSKKKVKAADAAQ; translated from the coding sequence ATGACTTCGCGTATCGCTCGTTTTAGCTTAGCAGCTCTAATTTCTGCAACCATTGGCTTATCACCAATTTCTGTCTTGGCTGCTGATCCTGCTCCAGCGCCAGCACCTGCTGCTACTTCAGAGCCTGCTGCTGCGCCTGCTGATAAAGCCGCAGCCAAAAAATCGAAGAAGCAAGCAAAGAAAGAAAAGAAAGTAGAAAAGAAATCGAAGAAAAAAGTAAAAGCAGCAGATGCTGCTCAGTAA
- a CDS encoding hydrogen peroxide-inducible genes activator, giving the protein MAYLPSLKQLTYLVALAKELNFTRAAETCFVGQSTLSAGLKELEEGLGIQLVERDRQNVSITPAGFEVLERAKTILAASEDLVEYAGISGKPMTTTIRLGVIPTIAPFLLPSVLPETRKRFPNLKITLREDLTANLLARLAEHKLDYALIALPYDVSGLLVEELFDDPFWLVAREGDPALKGKEVTLPAKMAERLLLLEEGHCLREHSLQACKKADIRKDDGVEATSLLTLLQMVESGFGIALLPEMAVKSSLLNSSDLVAKALSAPAPKRIIALVARSSTAHATEFTALSQCIRDQFGMSLKKVK; this is encoded by the coding sequence ATGGCATATTTACCGTCTTTAAAGCAACTGACCTATCTCGTTGCTCTAGCGAAAGAACTGAACTTCACCAGAGCTGCAGAGACCTGTTTTGTTGGTCAATCCACTCTGAGTGCCGGACTTAAGGAGTTGGAGGAGGGTCTCGGGATCCAGCTGGTCGAGCGTGATCGGCAAAATGTATCGATTACACCGGCAGGATTTGAAGTATTGGAGCGTGCTAAAACGATTTTGGCGGCATCGGAAGATTTGGTGGAATATGCAGGTATCTCAGGCAAGCCTATGACGACAACAATTCGCCTAGGAGTTATTCCGACGATTGCACCATTTTTGCTGCCTAGTGTTTTGCCAGAAACCCGCAAACGGTTTCCGAATCTCAAAATCACCTTACGGGAAGACCTTACTGCCAATTTACTGGCAAGACTTGCAGAGCATAAATTGGATTATGCACTCATCGCCTTGCCTTATGACGTCAGCGGACTCCTAGTGGAGGAATTGTTTGATGATCCTTTTTGGTTGGTGGCGCGCGAGGGAGACCCTGCCCTCAAAGGTAAGGAAGTGACTCTGCCAGCCAAAATGGCAGAGAGGCTATTGCTATTGGAAGAGGGCCACTGCCTTCGGGAGCACAGCTTACAGGCTTGCAAAAAGGCAGATATTCGGAAAGATGATGGGGTAGAGGCTACCAGTTTGCTAACCCTGCTGCAGATGGTCGAGTCAGGCTTTGGGATTGCGTTGCTACCAGAAATGGCAGTGAAGAGTAGTTTGCTAAACAGCAGTGACTTAGTTGCAAAAGCATTGTCTGCACCAGCGCCCAAAAGAATCATTGCGCTCGTAGCCCGGTCATCCACTGCGCATGCCACAGAGTTTACAGCGCTATCGCAATGTATTCGTGATCAGTTTGGGATGAGCCTGAAGAAAGTAAAGTAA
- a CDS encoding FAD-dependent oxidoreductase, with the protein MNQTPSPATSSIVIIGSGLAGYTVIREIRKLNKEIPITLVTKEPGYFYSKPMLSTALASKKDASQLITTPADGMASQLAFIFLLKLKYTP; encoded by the coding sequence TTGAATCAAACCCCATCACCAGCGACTTCTTCGATCGTCATCATTGGCAGCGGATTGGCAGGCTACACCGTCATTCGCGAGATTCGTAAACTCAATAAAGAAATTCCGATTACGCTGGTTACCAAAGAGCCTGGTTACTTTTATTCCAAACCGATGCTCTCGACTGCACTAGCAAGCAAAAAAGATGCGTCTCAGTTAATCACGACACCAGCCGATGGCATGGCATCTCAATTAGCATTCATATTCTTGCTGAAACTGAAGTACACGCCATAG
- a CDS encoding urate hydroxylase PuuD has translation MASILTSLGRTVLAGFVLLVLIIFALGGNFSSAELPFVFRWLHVMFGVMWIGLLWYFNFVQIPSMPKIPDEQKPAIGKVIAPTALFWFRYAALFTVLSGLILAVLNGYAHQAFTLQAPFRAVGLGMWIALVMAFNVWFIIWPNQKRALGIVTVDADTKAKSARVAMLTSRINTLLSVPMLFLMVAQSHNTTWFVIVS, from the coding sequence ATGGCTTCAATTTTGACCTCTTTAGGACGCACAGTATTGGCAGGTTTTGTACTGCTCGTTTTGATTATTTTTGCACTAGGCGGTAACTTTAGCTCTGCTGAATTGCCATTCGTATTCCGTTGGTTGCACGTGATGTTCGGTGTGATGTGGATTGGTTTGCTGTGGTACTTCAACTTTGTGCAAATTCCTTCCATGCCAAAGATTCCAGATGAGCAAAAGCCTGCTATCGGTAAAGTAATCGCTCCAACAGCATTGTTCTGGTTCCGTTACGCAGCACTCTTTACAGTATTGAGCGGTTTGATTTTGGCGGTATTGAATGGTTACGCGCATCAAGCATTTACATTGCAAGCGCCATTCCGCGCGGTTGGTTTAGGTATGTGGATCGCATTGGTAATGGCGTTTAACGTTTGGTTCATCATCTGGCCTAACCAAAAACGCGCTCTCGGTATTGTGACTGTAGATGCGGATACCAAAGCGAAATCTGCTCGTGTTGCGATGTTGACTTCCCGCATCAATACATTGTTATCTGTGCCAATGTTGTTCTTGATGGTTGCTCAGTCTCACAACACTACTTGGTTTGTGATTGTTTCTTGA
- a CDS encoding 3-hydroxybutyrate dehydrogenase — MSTLKGKTALVTGSTRGIGLGMAIALAKQGANIMVNGFGEKDDAIAKIKACGVEVDYHGADMSKPAEIEDLIKQTEKRFGSLDILVNNAGIQHAANIEDFPTDKWDAIIAINLSSAFHTTHHALPGMKKRNWGRIINIASVHGLVASTQKAAYVAAKHGIVGLTKVTALENARTGITCNAICPGWVLTPLVQKQVDALAEREGISNEAAKIALVSEKQPSGQFVTPEQLAALAVFLCGPDASEVRGVAWNMDGGWTAQ; from the coding sequence ATGTCTACATTAAAAGGTAAAACAGCCCTAGTCACTGGATCCACTAGAGGTATCGGTTTGGGTATGGCTATAGCACTGGCCAAGCAAGGCGCAAATATCATGGTCAATGGCTTTGGTGAAAAAGATGACGCTATTGCCAAGATAAAAGCATGTGGTGTTGAGGTTGATTACCACGGCGCAGATATGAGTAAGCCAGCAGAGATTGAAGATCTGATTAAGCAGACCGAAAAACGTTTTGGCTCTTTAGATATTCTGGTGAACAACGCAGGCATTCAACATGCTGCCAACATTGAAGACTTTCCAACGGATAAGTGGGATGCCATCATTGCGATCAATCTCAGCTCTGCATTTCACACAACGCATCATGCACTTCCAGGCATGAAAAAACGTAACTGGGGCCGCATTATTAATATTGCCTCTGTGCATGGATTAGTGGCATCCACTCAGAAAGCTGCCTACGTTGCCGCTAAGCATGGCATCGTTGGGTTAACTAAAGTGACTGCATTAGAAAATGCTCGTACTGGCATCACCTGTAATGCCATCTGCCCAGGCTGGGTCTTGACCCCTTTAGTACAAAAGCAGGTGGATGCTCTGGCTGAGCGCGAAGGTATTTCTAATGAAGCAGCCAAGATAGCCTTAGTGTCTGAGAAGCAACCTTCAGGTCAATTTGTGACGCCAGAACAACTCGCAGCACTGGCGGTATTTCTTTGTGGACCAGATGCTTCTGAAGTACGCGGTGTAGCCTGGAATATGGATGGTGGTTGGACTGCTCAGTAA
- a CDS encoding YqaA family protein: protein MEHALAHFFGWFGMPSVGLSAVFISAFVSATLLPVGSEPILFGYITLNPHLFWVAILVATVGNTLGGMFDWWLGLIARRGMKSIGEPKNAKIKIWLEEWGPKILLLSWVPGLGDSLCLAAGWLKLAWQPCLIYMFIGKLLRYLTLTWLLTLVPDSFWHQLGHWLHLI, encoded by the coding sequence ATGGAGCATGCACTTGCGCATTTTTTTGGGTGGTTTGGTATGCCTTCAGTGGGGCTGTCTGCAGTATTTATTAGCGCATTTGTTTCGGCAACATTGCTACCAGTTGGCTCAGAGCCGATTCTCTTTGGCTATATCACCTTAAATCCCCATTTATTTTGGGTGGCGATTCTAGTCGCAACCGTTGGCAATACGCTTGGCGGAATGTTTGATTGGTGGTTGGGCTTGATAGCGCGTCGCGGCATGAAATCGATTGGAGAGCCTAAGAACGCCAAAATCAAAATATGGCTAGAGGAGTGGGGCCCTAAAATTTTGCTCCTCTCTTGGGTTCCGGGCTTAGGGGATTCCTTATGCCTGGCAGCGGGTTGGCTCAAACTTGCCTGGCAACCGTGTCTGATTTACATGTTTATCGGTAAATTGTTGCGCTATCTGACCTTGACCTGGCTATTGACGCTCGTACCTGATAGCTTTTGGCACCAATTGGGCCATTGGCTGCACCTGATCTGA
- the cls gene encoding cardiolipin synthase, with translation MNIVAFLFGSVFGVSLIWVPILHALIVILFGFRLISVRRPVGVAFAWFLIGMMLPLLGISLYILIGERPVGRKLTRKIVRMNREYEGITRCMREECIADREKLPPEGRALSLLAESRNGSPVVSGNKLELHTESLKILQNFIDEINRAQKSLHLEFYIWALDGDADRVGEALIAAAKRGIACRVLLDSLGSKDWFKSPWPGRFRAAGIRVTEALPIQVGRFQFRRADLRLHRKIFVIDSSIVWTGSMNMVDPRTFKQDSGVGEWVDAMVRIEGPVAAQFELTFAFDWSVDNPSIKHFNDREPPASPHEGAALAQGFSSGPVYRDDILYQVLLSAIMDAREELTITTPYFGPDDGLIQALMAAAGRGVKVTLIVPKLNDSTLVAWSSRSFYADLMGAGVKIAEFHGGLLHTKSLLIDKRIAIFGSVNFDQRSLRLNFEISLIVYNEDFCKTFEKLIESYLAQSDLVDPKKWAKRPRWHHYLENAAHLASPLL, from the coding sequence ATGAATATCGTAGCGTTTCTATTTGGGTCGGTTTTTGGGGTTTCACTCATTTGGGTCCCCATTCTCCATGCATTGATTGTGATTCTGTTTGGCTTTCGCTTGATATCCGTCAGAAGGCCGGTTGGGGTTGCGTTTGCCTGGTTCTTGATTGGCATGATGTTGCCGTTATTAGGAATTTCGCTGTACATTTTGATTGGTGAACGTCCAGTAGGTCGCAAGCTTACTCGCAAAATTGTTCGTATGAATCGGGAGTACGAAGGAATTACTCGATGTATGAGAGAAGAATGTATCGCTGATCGAGAAAAACTACCGCCAGAAGGTCGCGCACTCAGTTTGTTGGCGGAATCTCGGAATGGCTCACCAGTGGTTTCTGGTAATAAGCTTGAATTGCATACCGAGTCACTAAAAATTTTGCAGAACTTTATTGACGAGATTAATCGCGCTCAAAAAAGCCTGCATTTAGAGTTCTATATTTGGGCATTGGACGGAGATGCCGACAGGGTGGGAGAGGCCCTCATTGCCGCGGCAAAACGCGGTATTGCCTGTCGAGTCTTGTTGGATTCCCTAGGCAGTAAAGATTGGTTTAAATCACCGTGGCCTGGACGTTTTCGGGCTGCTGGTATTCGGGTCACTGAAGCGTTGCCAATCCAAGTGGGACGTTTTCAGTTTCGGCGAGCCGATCTGCGCCTGCATCGCAAAATTTTTGTGATTGACAGCTCGATTGTTTGGACGGGCAGTATGAATATGGTTGACCCACGGACTTTTAAGCAAGATTCAGGGGTTGGCGAGTGGGTTGATGCGATGGTGCGTATTGAAGGGCCAGTTGCTGCGCAATTTGAGCTGACATTTGCATTTGACTGGAGTGTTGATAATCCCAGCATCAAACACTTTAATGATCGCGAGCCACCTGCATCACCGCATGAGGGCGCGGCATTGGCGCAGGGGTTTTCTTCAGGCCCCGTTTACCGTGATGACATTTTGTATCAAGTTCTACTCTCAGCCATTATGGATGCGCGTGAAGAGCTCACGATCACGACGCCCTATTTTGGGCCAGATGATGGCTTGATACAGGCTTTAATGGCAGCTGCAGGTCGAGGTGTGAAGGTCACACTCATTGTCCCTAAGTTAAATGATTCCACTCTAGTGGCTTGGAGTAGTCGAAGTTTTTATGCGGACTTGATGGGTGCCGGAGTGAAGATTGCTGAATTTCATGGTGGCCTGCTTCACACTAAGAGTTTGTTGATTGATAAGCGGATCGCTATTTTTGGTTCGGTCAACTTTGACCAACGTAGCTTGCGATTGAACTTTGAGATCAGCTTAATTGTCTATAACGAAGACTTCTGTAAAACGTTTGAAAAGCTGATTGAGTCCTATCTGGCGCAATCGGATTTAGTGGATCCTAAAAAGTGGGCTAAGCGACCACGCTGGCACCATTATTTAGAAAATGCGGCGCACTTGGCGTCACCACTTCTCTAA
- a CDS encoding endonuclease/exonuclease/phosphatase family protein, with protein MPQITSIRFTVMSMNVHKGVSPLHRHSTIYQLRQRMRSHHPDLLFLQELQQEHRGRVRRFSQWPLTELTHFLSEDFWHDWHYGKNVEYPDGHHGNAILSKHPLHKGNNYDISAYRFEKRGLLHSVIQLSANAPAIHCFCVHLALFERGRERQLAKIIRYIKELTNDAPTIVAGDFNDWRNRVSAPMREAGFVEVFEVLTGSPARTFPSVKPILPMDRIYVRGLKIHSAEILYEWLKLSDHLGITAQLELE; from the coding sequence ATGCCCCAAATTACTAGTATCCGCTTTACTGTGATGAGTATGAATGTGCATAAAGGTGTATCGCCGTTGCATCGGCACTCGACGATTTATCAATTGCGTCAAAGAATGCGCAGCCATCACCCGGATTTATTGTTCTTGCAAGAATTACAGCAAGAGCATCGGGGCAGAGTGCGACGGTTTAGCCAATGGCCGCTAACCGAGTTGACACACTTTCTGTCAGAGGATTTTTGGCATGACTGGCATTATGGCAAGAATGTGGAGTATCCAGATGGTCACCATGGCAATGCCATTTTGTCTAAACATCCTTTGCATAAAGGAAATAACTACGATATTTCTGCTTATCGTTTTGAAAAACGTGGCTTATTGCATAGTGTTATTCAATTGAGTGCTAATGCACCTGCGATTCATTGCTTTTGTGTGCACTTAGCTTTGTTTGAACGTGGCAGGGAGCGTCAACTAGCCAAAATCATTCGCTACATCAAAGAATTGACTAATGATGCGCCGACGATTGTGGCGGGTGACTTCAATGATTGGCGTAATCGAGTGAGTGCACCGATGCGTGAGGCTGGATTTGTTGAAGTCTTTGAGGTCTTGACGGGTTCTCCAGCCCGCACTTTTCCAAGCGTCAAACCAATTTTGCCGATGGATCGTATTTATGTACGGGGTTTAAAGATTCATTCAGCAGAAATCTTGTACGAATGGTTAAAACTATCGGATCATCTAGGTATCACAGCGCAATTGGAGCTTGAATGA
- a CDS encoding ABC transporter permease: protein MLTAFSDAITLLAHLDGGVLGIVLISLQVSLTALLLGTLIGLHIGALLATEEFSGKKFIIVTLNTLMGVPTVIVGVIVYLLLSRSGPLRSRGWLFTPKGMIVAQDVINNPINCRP, encoded by the coding sequence ATGTTGACCGCTTTTTCTGATGCCATCACCCTGCTGGCCCACCTTGATGGTGGCGTACTGGGGATCGTCCTGATCTCTTTACAGGTAAGCCTCACCGCGCTGCTCCTGGGAACCCTGATTGGACTTCACATCGGCGCACTATTGGCCACCGAAGAATTTTCCGGCAAAAAATTCATCATCGTGACCCTCAATACCCTCATGGGGGTGCCAACGGTTATTGTGGGGGTCATTGTTTACCTCTTACTCTCACGCTCGGGTCCCTTGAGATCCAGGGGATGGCTATTCACCCCAAAAGGCATGATTGTGGCTCAAGACGTTATTAACAACCCCATTAATTGCCGCCCATAG
- a CDS encoding ATP-binding cassette domain-containing protein, with protein sequence MALVRDADSEITESDVDRVMQRIGLSGLANSPAHKLSAGERQRLCLGRALLQKPNLVLLDEPTANLDPKATEQVEDIIREFNQHQTDVIFSSHQLAQVQRLAQPMLSW encoded by the coding sequence ATGGCATTAGTTCGAGATGCCGATTCGGAAATCACTGAGAGCGATGTTGATCGAGTGATGCAGCGCATTGGATTGTCCGGATTAGCCAATAGTCCAGCGCATAAATTATCGGCGGGTGAACGACAGAGGCTTTGTCTGGGGAGGGCGTTACTCCAGAAGCCCAATTTAGTTTTATTGGATGAACCCACAGCAAACTTGGATCCTAAAGCTACTGAACAAGTTGAAGACATTATTCGAGAATTTAATCAACATCAGACAGATGTAATTTTTTCATCGCATCAATTAGCTCAAGTTCAAAGACTGGCGCAACCAATGCTGTCTTGGTAA
- a CDS encoding formate dehydrogenase subunit gamma, with protein MAFSFLALAITGLLILYGKYFAMPLMGGMAYGSFLNVCKNIHNFTGPVFTICILVFFLLFAHKNLPGKGDLEWLMSFGGIFSGKHVPAGFFNMGEKFWFWFGMTFLGLVISAPGFVLDMIVPFMTIEYTRGTMQIANIIHSSAAILMSAMAMGHIYIGTIGMQGSIDGMKTGYVDATWAKEHHELWYDKLNK; from the coding sequence ATGGCATTTAGCTTCTTGGCGCTTGCTATTACTGGCTTACTGATCTTGTATGGAAAATATTTTGCAATGCCTTTAATGGGCGGAATGGCTTATGGCTCCTTCTTGAATGTTTGCAAAAATATTCACAACTTTACTGGCCCAGTATTCACAATTTGTATTTTGGTTTTCTTCTTGCTGTTTGCTCATAAAAATCTGCCAGGCAAGGGTGACTTGGAATGGCTCATGTCCTTTGGCGGAATTTTTAGTGGCAAGCATGTGCCCGCTGGATTCTTCAACATGGGTGAGAAGTTCTGGTTCTGGTTCGGCATGACTTTCTTGGGATTAGTCATTTCCGCACCGGGCTTCGTGCTGGACATGATCGTGCCATTTATGACGATTGAATATACTCGTGGCACGATGCAGATTGCCAATATCATTCACAGTAGCGCGGCGATTCTTATGTCTGCGATGGCAATGGGGCACATCTATATCGGTACCATCGGCATGCAAGGTTCAATAGATGGAATGAAAACTGGATATGTGGATGCCACTTGGGCTAAAGAACACCATGAGCTCTGGTACGACAAGCTCAATAAATAA
- the fdh3B gene encoding formate dehydrogenase FDH3 subunit beta, which produces MARMKFICDTERCIECNGCVTACKNDNEVPWGVNRRRVVTVNDGIIGQEKSVSVACMHCTDAPCMAVCPVDCFYRTDEGVVLHDKDICIGFGYCSFACPFDASQFQSKGAFGSRSKMDKCTFCSGGLEENGSVAEFEKYGRNRLAEGKLPLCAEMCSTKAPIGGDSDIISGIFNQRVANREKNGKYPGSKAFGWTTAYGGPDTPAPTPTPAAKISGAK; this is translated from the coding sequence ATGGCAAGAATGAAATTTATTTGCGACACAGAGCGATGCATCGAGTGCAACGGATGTGTGACCGCGTGTAAGAATGATAACGAAGTGCCTTGGGGCGTTAATCGTCGCCGTGTCGTCACGGTAAACGATGGCATCATTGGCCAAGAAAAATCGGTTTCGGTAGCATGTATGCACTGTACAGATGCACCTTGTATGGCCGTATGTCCAGTTGATTGTTTCTACCGCACCGATGAGGGCGTGGTGCTACATGACAAAGATATTTGTATCGGTTTCGGCTACTGCTCATTTGCATGCCCATTTGATGCATCTCAGTTCCAAAGCAAAGGCGCTTTTGGATCACGTAGCAAAATGGATAAGTGCACATTCTGTAGCGGTGGTCTAGAAGAGAACGGTAGCGTTGCGGAATTTGAAAAATATGGTCGCAATCGTTTAGCTGAGGGTAAATTGCCACTCTGTGCCGAGATGTGTTCTACCAAGGCGCCAATTGGTGGTGATAGCGATATCATCTCCGGAATCTTCAATCAGCGTGTTGCAAATCGCGAGAAGAACGGCAAGTATCCTGGCTCTAAGGCATTTGGTTGGACTACAGCATATGGTGGTCCGGATACTCCTGCGCCAACTCCAACTCCAGCCGCAAAAATTTCAGGAGCGAAATAA
- a CDS encoding molecular chaperone has product MSEKETAATEVGDVGLPEDLARADLYGLIARFSHLPPDQELLDQIAATANQQDSSDEAPLAKAWMNVVEVTKDHPASAWKEEFDTNFISIGKPNIVLNGSFYMAGHLNERPLVNIRKALEEFGLESADEVTETEDHISSLCEVMRYLIASDDVEVSNLTNQRIFFNEHIRPWYDELCDAIENIPQMHLYHPIAALTREFLAIEGQSFDMI; this is encoded by the coding sequence ATGAGTGAAAAAGAGACTGCTGCCACTGAGGTGGGTGATGTTGGATTGCCTGAGGATCTAGCCAGGGCTGATTTGTATGGGTTGATTGCTCGATTCTCCCACTTACCGCCAGATCAGGAATTACTGGATCAAATTGCCGCGACTGCCAACCAGCAGGACTCCAGTGACGAGGCGCCCTTAGCAAAGGCTTGGATGAATGTGGTGGAAGTGACTAAAGATCATCCTGCCAGCGCCTGGAAGGAAGAATTCGATACGAACTTTATAAGCATCGGCAAACCCAATATAGTCCTGAATGGCTCCTTTTATATGGCGGGCCACCTTAACGAGAGGCCTTTAGTCAATATTCGCAAAGCGTTAGAGGAGTTTGGCCTAGAGTCTGCCGATGAAGTTACCGAAACCGAAGACCACATTTCTTCCCTATGCGAGGTGATGCGGTACTTAATTGCTAGCGATGATGTCGAGGTATCTAACCTGACCAACCAGCGGATTTTTTTCAATGAGCACATTCGCCCCTGGTACGACGAATTGTGCGATGCAATAGAAAATATTCCCCAGATGCATCTCTATCACCCGATTGCCGCTCTGACACGAGAATTTTTGGCAATTGAAGGGCAAAGCTTTGACATGATTTGA
- a CDS encoding 4Fe-4S dicluster domain-containing protein, with protein MGGLAINADACTLCMSCVSGCPEGVLIDNPDEPILSFIEKQCVQCGICVQTCPESALALQPRLQKVERRKQKVTLNQTQAFHCISCGKPFGTAKMVDLMLAKLGAHGAFAGAAMDRLKMCGDCRVVDMVKKEL; from the coding sequence TTGGGTGGTCTAGCGATTAATGCCGATGCCTGCACCCTGTGTATGTCTTGCGTGAGCGGTTGCCCAGAAGGCGTGTTGATTGATAACCCTGATGAGCCCATTTTGTCCTTTATTGAGAAACAGTGTGTTCAGTGCGGTATCTGTGTGCAAACTTGCCCAGAGAGTGCGCTTGCTCTGCAGCCTCGCCTGCAAAAGGTAGAGCGGCGAAAACAAAAAGTGACACTCAATCAAACCCAAGCGTTTCATTGCATTAGTTGCGGCAAACCATTTGGAACGGCCAAGATGGTGGATTTGATGCTGGCCAAACTCGGGGCACACGGCGCTTTTGCAGGTGCAGCTATGGATAGGCTAAAGATGTGTGGCGATTGTCGCGTTGTGGATATGGTGAAAAAAGAGTTATGA
- a CDS encoding 4Fe-4S binding protein, with translation MHGRNGKVGCSVCIDVCSTGAIKSVFKNGQGNVEVNPNLCMGCGACSTVCPSGAMRYNYPSVSHQGKELKTFATAYTAEAKSKIALPPPACFYIP, from the coding sequence GTGCATGGTCGCAATGGCAAAGTAGGGTGTAGCGTCTGTATCGATGTTTGCTCAACTGGTGCAATCAAATCTGTATTTAAGAATGGGCAAGGCAATGTTGAAGTAAATCCCAATTTATGTATGGGATGTGGTGCTTGCTCAACCGTATGCCCATCTGGAGCAATGCGCTACAACTATCCGAGCGTTTCTCATCAGGGTAAAGAACTCAAAACATTCGCTACTGCCTATACAGCGGAAGCTAAAAGCAAAATCGCACTACCGCCCCCAGCTTGCTTCTACATACCTTAA
- a CDS encoding ATP-binding protein, with amino-acid sequence MSQKLVCNCNGTMPLDAKALGVSVHQSLCRQEVGTFIKALDSSEELVVACTQESALFSELAEQSDKPLVAPLRFVNIREVAGWTQEAKNSGPKIAALLALADTPDAEPVPVMNYASQGRLLIIGPGLQAIPLAEKVASALDVSVLCTEPSDLPIARNYPIYTGAVPKPDGYLGSFSVDWELQNPIDPEMCTRCGVCVEACPENAIDFSFQIYLEKCKSHSTCITACASIGAIAFDRVERQREAEFDLILDLRADPTMRMTQTPQGYLRLAMIHWIRHSRSISY; translated from the coding sequence ATGAGTCAAAAATTAGTATGTAACTGTAATGGCACCATGCCTTTGGATGCAAAGGCATTGGGTGTTTCAGTGCATCAGTCTTTATGTCGTCAAGAGGTTGGTACTTTTATTAAGGCACTCGACAGCTCTGAAGAGTTAGTAGTGGCTTGCACCCAAGAGTCAGCATTATTTTCTGAGCTTGCAGAACAATCTGATAAGCCATTGGTTGCGCCTCTACGTTTTGTGAATATTCGTGAAGTGGCGGGTTGGACACAGGAAGCAAAAAACTCAGGTCCAAAAATTGCAGCTCTGTTGGCTTTGGCGGATACGCCTGATGCCGAGCCTGTTCCAGTGATGAACTACGCTAGTCAAGGACGCCTATTGATTATTGGTCCCGGTTTGCAAGCTATCCCCTTGGCGGAAAAAGTAGCAAGTGCTTTAGATGTTTCAGTACTCTGCACGGAGCCCAGTGATTTGCCTATTGCTCGTAATTACCCGATTTACACGGGGGCGGTGCCAAAACCTGATGGCTACCTAGGAAGCTTTTCGGTCGATTGGGAATTGCAAAATCCAATAGACCCTGAGATGTGCACTCGGTGCGGCGTTTGTGTAGAGGCTTGTCCTGAAAATGCGATTGATTTCTCCTTCCAGATTTATTTAGAAAAGTGCAAATCACATAGCACTTGCATTACTGCATGCGCAAGTATTGGTGCCATCGCATTTGATCGGGTTGAGCGTCAGCGTGAGGCCGAGTTTGATCTGATTTTAGATTTGCGTGCTGATCCAACAATGCGAATGACACAGACGCCGCAAGGATATTTGCGCCTGGCAATGATCCATTGGATCAGGCACTCGCGATCAATCAGTTATTAG